A genomic segment from Tuwongella immobilis encodes:
- a CDS encoding FG-GAP-like repeat-containing protein produces the protein MPVIEQLETRITPVRDVIIQVGGTGTLADVDSFADKPGRDIVIDPNTIRRAGSDVVIRASRDVLINGQIDMVNRGVDLTIEAGRSIASGVLSNISTRAGDVRMTANMNASAGVNTADRGTGEARLALATNTTIRTDGGNVTLTIESGTGRSQANTGNLFANTINVGRTGKVVISHRGPTNERHTLLTGSITAASLEVNAAAHTSNVRGRLQVGYGDKIRINADDQSYRVGVGTNGTSIDLVREVEFRNSAGTGAPRSMVVRQDTTLRTGGTAVPLAKNLPSGKPGLLTLQSDRGSIIVEDAARLTGTRLVMKAPSTTAGKIILPAGISLESLTVEAGQAIVFATGTGGSIAPVDVNGTVSLKGKVEINGTIPSTGRTLIRNAGRDAVVGTFTGQPEGSNITIGGVRRTISYRGGDGNDVTVGAPRPTSPPPVSPPPPPVSPPPPPVSPPPPPVSPPRPPVSPPPPVSPPPPVSPPPPVSPPPGPPGAPAFAVGSLPGTQPRVDVYDAAGRLIRSLTPFASTFRGGVNVAMGDVNGDGVKDVILASGKGMTPQAQVVDGKTWRVVFTFSGYDPRITTGMNVAVGDLDGDGKDDIVVAPESGGAGRVSVRRGGDFREIGAFTPYGSNFTGGIRVAVGDVDGDRKKEIVTSPASGMQSVIRFFDSRTFALEGTFVADTATNGSFISTGDVMGQGRDQVIIGAGAGRPSRVQVVDMVSKRVLANFNVSLGVGQGVRVSTTDIDRDGSVDILSQSQTTATQAFKGKTLAGIGEISTGSNLRRGGIKV, from the coding sequence ATGCCAGTCATTGAACAATTGGAAACGCGAATCACCCCGGTTCGGGACGTGATTATTCAAGTCGGTGGAACCGGCACGCTGGCCGATGTGGATTCGTTTGCCGACAAACCCGGACGCGATATCGTCATCGATCCGAACACCATCCGCCGTGCCGGGTCGGATGTCGTGATTCGCGCCAGTCGGGATGTGCTCATCAACGGCCAGATTGACATGGTCAATCGCGGGGTGGACCTCACCATTGAAGCCGGGCGATCCATCGCCTCGGGGGTGCTGTCCAACATCTCCACTCGTGCAGGCGATGTTCGCATGACCGCGAATATGAACGCCAGCGCAGGGGTCAACACGGCCGATCGCGGCACAGGCGAAGCTCGCCTCGCCTTGGCCACCAACACGACCATCCGCACCGATGGCGGCAATGTCACGCTGACCATCGAATCCGGCACGGGACGATCGCAAGCCAACACGGGGAATCTGTTTGCCAACACGATCAACGTCGGCCGAACCGGAAAAGTGGTCATCTCGCATCGCGGGCCGACCAACGAGCGGCACACCCTGCTGACCGGCAGCATCACCGCCGCATCGCTGGAAGTCAACGCTGCCGCTCACACCAGCAACGTCCGCGGTCGGTTGCAAGTGGGCTACGGCGACAAGATCCGCATCAATGCCGACGATCAATCCTATCGGGTGGGTGTCGGCACCAACGGCACGTCGATCGATCTCGTCCGCGAAGTCGAATTCCGCAATAGTGCCGGGACCGGGGCACCGCGGTCGATGGTCGTGCGGCAAGACACCACCCTGCGCACGGGTGGAACCGCCGTTCCGCTGGCCAAGAATCTCCCGTCGGGCAAGCCGGGACTGCTGACGCTGCAATCCGATCGCGGCAGCATCATCGTCGAAGACGCCGCCCGATTGACTGGCACTCGCCTGGTCATGAAGGCTCCCAGCACGACGGCGGGCAAAATCATTCTGCCCGCTGGAATTTCGCTGGAATCGCTCACCGTCGAAGCCGGGCAAGCGATTGTGTTCGCCACCGGCACCGGCGGCAGCATTGCTCCGGTTGATGTCAACGGCACGGTATCGCTGAAGGGGAAAGTCGAGATCAACGGCACCATCCCCAGCACTGGCCGCACGTTGATTCGCAATGCCGGTCGGGATGCCGTCGTGGGCACCTTCACCGGCCAGCCCGAAGGCTCGAATATCACGATTGGCGGGGTTCGTCGCACGATCAGCTACCGTGGGGGCGATGGCAACGATGTCACCGTGGGGGCACCGCGTCCCACCTCGCCGCCGCCGGTCAGCCCACCACCACCGCCGGTGAGTCCGCCGCCACCGCCGGTCAGCCCACCGCCGCCGCCGGTCAGCCCACCGCGTCCGCCGGTCAGTCCGCCACCGCCAGTCTCGCCGCCACCGCCGGTGAGTCCGCCGCCGCCGGTCAGCCCGCCGCCCGGTCCACCAGGTGCCCCCGCCTTTGCGGTCGGCAGTCTGCCGGGAACGCAACCGCGCGTGGATGTCTACGATGCTGCCGGGCGATTGATCCGCTCGCTGACCCCGTTTGCATCGACGTTCAGAGGTGGCGTGAATGTTGCCATGGGCGATGTCAACGGCGACGGCGTCAAGGACGTGATTCTTGCCAGCGGCAAGGGGATGACCCCGCAAGCGCAGGTCGTGGATGGCAAAACCTGGCGCGTCGTGTTCACCTTCTCCGGGTACGATCCGCGAATCACCACCGGCATGAATGTGGCGGTTGGCGATCTCGACGGCGACGGCAAAGATGATATCGTCGTGGCACCTGAATCGGGTGGCGCAGGGCGTGTCTCGGTGCGTCGCGGCGGTGATTTCCGCGAAATCGGGGCGTTCACGCCGTATGGCAGCAACTTCACCGGCGGCATCCGCGTTGCAGTCGGCGATGTCGATGGCGACCGCAAGAAAGAGATTGTCACATCACCGGCCAGCGGCATGCAATCGGTGATCCGTTTCTTCGATAGCCGAACCTTCGCACTCGAAGGTACTTTTGTCGCCGACACCGCCACCAACGGGAGTTTCATCTCCACCGGCGATGTCATGGGTCAGGGTCGCGATCAGGTCATCATCGGTGCCGGAGCGGGTCGCCCCTCTCGCGTGCAGGTGGTTGACATGGTCAGCAAGCGCGTGCTGGCGAACTTCAATGTGTCGCTTGGCGTCGGCCAAGGCGTGCGTGTGAGCACCACCGACATCGACCGCGATGGCTCGGTTGACATTCTTTCCCAAAGCCAAACCACCGCCACGCAAGCCTTCAAAGGCAAAACGCTCGCCGGAATCGGGGAAATCTCCACCGGAAGCAATCTGCGTCGCGGCGGAATTAAGGTGTAA
- a CDS encoding glycoside hydrolase family 140 protein — MRIGLTLGLGLWLLASPLLAQSPLPRLQVSENRRFLVTESGKPFFYLGDTAWELIHRVNRSDIDLYLSDRERKGFTVIQTVILAELDGLRVPNPRGHLPLQEMDPARPNEPYFEDVDYVVQGANRRGMYVGLLPTWGDKVGPKAWGVGPEIFTPAKAAQYGEFLGKRYRDAGVIWILGGDRNPVTPEQKEIWRTMAKGIRQGSGGKQLITFHPQGGGSSATFFFGEDWIDFHMQQNGHDTDTPVWERIARDYQRRPHAPVMDAEPLYEDHPIGFKPDERGHSNAADIRKFAYRDVFSGAFGHTYGNHAIWQAYDGQREPVNRPLSPWKFALQAPGAEQMQYLRRLMESRPMLERIPDDSLILRGQGAGGKRVVATRDSQGRYAMIYLPTRRRITVDTKAILGKTLQQWWMDPRTGEVHSIGTIPNRGQLEWIPPWEGENLDAVLILDDADQGYSPPGSRRK; from the coding sequence ATGCGAATTGGACTTACCCTGGGGCTGGGCTTGTGGTTGCTGGCCAGTCCGCTGCTGGCTCAATCGCCGCTGCCTCGGCTCCAAGTTTCCGAGAATCGACGATTCCTCGTCACGGAATCGGGCAAACCCTTTTTTTACCTGGGCGACACCGCCTGGGAATTGATTCATCGCGTGAATCGCTCGGATATTGATCTGTATCTCAGCGATCGGGAACGCAAAGGCTTTACCGTCATTCAGACGGTGATTCTGGCAGAACTCGACGGCCTGCGAGTCCCCAACCCGCGTGGGCATCTCCCGCTTCAGGAGATGGACCCCGCTCGACCGAACGAGCCGTACTTCGAGGATGTCGATTACGTGGTTCAGGGGGCGAATCGGCGCGGGATGTACGTCGGGCTGCTTCCCACCTGGGGCGACAAAGTGGGCCCGAAAGCGTGGGGAGTCGGGCCGGAGATTTTCACCCCTGCAAAGGCCGCTCAATATGGCGAATTCCTGGGCAAACGCTATCGAGACGCCGGCGTGATTTGGATTCTGGGCGGCGACCGCAACCCGGTTACGCCCGAGCAAAAGGAAATTTGGCGGACCATGGCCAAGGGAATCCGCCAGGGGAGCGGCGGCAAGCAGCTCATCACCTTCCATCCGCAGGGGGGCGGATCGTCCGCGACGTTCTTCTTCGGCGAAGATTGGATCGACTTTCACATGCAGCAAAACGGGCACGATACCGATACGCCCGTCTGGGAACGGATCGCCCGCGATTATCAGCGTCGGCCACATGCCCCGGTGATGGATGCCGAGCCGTTGTACGAAGATCATCCTATTGGCTTCAAGCCAGACGAACGGGGCCATTCCAACGCGGCCGACATTCGCAAGTTCGCCTATCGGGATGTCTTCAGCGGGGCATTCGGCCACACCTACGGCAATCACGCCATCTGGCAAGCCTACGATGGCCAGCGCGAACCGGTGAATCGGCCGTTGTCCCCCTGGAAATTCGCCCTGCAAGCTCCCGGAGCCGAGCAGATGCAATATCTGCGGCGGCTGATGGAATCGCGGCCAATGTTGGAGCGGATTCCCGATGATTCGCTGATTCTGCGTGGCCAAGGTGCCGGTGGGAAGCGTGTTGTTGCCACACGAGATTCGCAAGGTCGCTACGCCATGATCTATCTGCCAACACGCCGCCGAATCACCGTCGATACGAAAGCGATTCTCGGCAAAACACTTCAGCAATGGTGGATGGATCCCCGCACGGGCGAAGTGCATTCGATCGGCACCATTCCCAACCGGGGTCAGTTGGAATGGATTCCGCCCTGGGAGGGCGAAAACCTGGACGCGGTCTTGATCCTTGACGATGCCGATCAGGGTTATTCCCCACCCGGCAGTCGCCGCAAGTGA